A region from the Halobacillus mangrovi genome encodes:
- the ytxJ gene encoding bacillithiol system redox-active protein YtxJ, whose protein sequence is MNQQVLHTEDEFNNLLKTHEEFFVLKHSLTCPISAGAKNEYEKFQSSTSVPCYILHVQEARQLSNNIAKEFQVRHESPQVLLFKNGHVVWNDSHGSITQSRLKTLVE, encoded by the coding sequence ATGAATCAACAGGTACTACACACAGAAGATGAATTTAACAATCTTTTAAAAACCCATGAAGAATTTTTTGTCTTAAAACACAGTTTAACTTGTCCAATCAGTGCAGGTGCAAAAAATGAGTATGAGAAGTTTCAATCATCTACTTCAGTCCCTTGTTACATTCTTCATGTCCAGGAGGCAAGACAGCTTTCAAATAATATTGCAAAAGAGTTTCAAGTGCGTCATGAGTCTCCTCAGGTTTTATTATTCAAGAATGGCCATGTGGTGTGGAATGACAGCCATGGCTCTATAACTCAAAGTCGATTGAAAACATTAGTTGAGTAA